In Papaver somniferum cultivar HN1 chromosome 9, ASM357369v1, whole genome shotgun sequence, the genomic stretch attcttcaattcttatgataacaataataaagtcactcttgaccaatcttaggtggcattagtgtgttgacatcgactcgcttcaccatgcattaattgaaatTAAGAATTGTCTGCCCGTTGTGAACTCGTGAGTGACAAGCCAGTGACACTAGCCAACTGAATTTTAATTCTGCCCACGTCTATAGGAATCGTGAACTTAATCATGTACTCCTTTTTCCTTGCAAGTTCATAAGGTTCCATTTATGTTTGGTGCCGCGCAGTGGTGCTGATACATaggaataccaggccagccacatttacccattttagtcgcaaatgtcatttgttgtttatttaaccacttatttttcaggtgattggatttgtttgtaattcttgcaaaagtcttaaaacaatattattagccaaaatatcgagtcctaactaatataaatatgggcataaaatgtagcactttcgtgcttatcaacaccccacacttatattttgctagtcctcgagcaaaacaaagaattgacccactacacagctggtcatatgaatatagagacccgctacacagctgatcatagaaaataccatacaaaagacccgctacacagctggtcatgaccctaaaaaccataacgataataatatatttttttaaaacccgctacacagctgattttttttttagacccgctacacagctggtcgtaatttttttttttattttttttaaatcctaaccaaagtgccactaagacccgctacacagctggtcgtaattttttttttttaaaaaatcctaaccaaagtgccactcctccacacttaaatattacattgtcctcaatgtaattgagtcatccaatgtagaaatcaaggtgggaaattataaattgcaaaaaaaataaacaaataaaaataaaagatagagaaaagggaacaaatctgatgggttgactcccacaaagcgaaatgtattgtttccctgctttcaatagcacataatctcaaacaaaatgaggttgataccccaaagtaagctgccaatcatatatatagagtctgaaaagttggggatcaacccaaccaatccggtcagctgaaaatatgcacctgcaaaaactataatcatccaaagatatatgtgaatccaacccataaataacaatccttagtaatcaatccatgcattgtcaggatatgtaaatcataCACACGaagaggtataaatttttcaatagcttctagttgaggtgcacgccctaaatcaggttctaaatcagcggaaataacttttatggctgatattggttccagttgagcaaaatagggcacacgaacatatgttggctcaaatggagcaataatatcatgactcatagacccgttatcatctaaaatggtttcattattaatatcatcaagacaaaaaaattctgaacttaatggcttaaaggtcatggtcgaaactttttcgactgatggaactagtcgagactcgaacaaaactagaggttctagtttggatttccatttattagtgtctaacagtggtgtggagtctaacaaggcattgacttcacaaataacattatcgtcatcaaaatcatacccaaaatgagctaagcaaacctctaatggatctcccaagtggctcttgcaaatatcttgcgagtgcatactttcttttcgcccgcatttcagactaaagtacctaaaaaaaaatcaaacaaactgcgtaaaaagaactaaaagaacaataaaaataaattatttacaaaaattaaaaataagctatatacaatgatatcaactagcgagtattttgctaccactccccggaagcggcgtcaaaaacttgatgtagattttagataaccaaaattaatgattaaatgaaacccagttatatccgcaagcgcataggtcaatagtaatatagatagcaaatgcggttcgttctcacagggagtgtgaaatactctaccaactaataccaaaaattaaataatcaacaagataatgttttaaggatttttagaaatttggcacaaaatgaaatgataaataatttaaatataaacaaaacgagtgtgggttattaggattttcggtttccaccaattaattacgcaaactctactaatctttaaaagtatattccatactttttcaaatactgtttctccgctatagttgtcttcgcttcatgagtagtgattctaaagcattacctatctatccttgcataccacgtctagggatttaaccgaagcacgcagtatcaattcaaaagcataaataatctagaaaatcacatcaacaatagaataccaagccaaatgaagaaaaactactaatcaatcaactcattattaagcatataaatatagagttttcataataaaattgggttctacctagaccctaacataactttagctagccatggctttcacaaaaaaccataaaaagattaaaatcaaatagctaagcaaaaatggagaacaaaaactccaaaatccttctcctgtttctcttcccgctctgtggccgggcgccccctctggtatattttgaaacaacacataaatatagctcacaaatgaattcaagtttttcttcttcatcgccacatcacctcccaatagaagtctgccacatgtcatgaaaatataaattcacccaatgatgttgtgccgcgtgtcataatatgacgagacattgtaaagtatcaccgaatctccactttccatagtatatgaatttcattcagaaagcatgatattttcttgcatgtgctgggtcccaccttaactgtatttgcaaaatgacgtcatttggcttcaaatattccttcagattctttatataaatatagcaagagaacttatgtatggacaagatatattaatctttcctttttcttcatttgcacgtggtcatggaggtgatattcttccattcttatgctaacaataataaagtcattcttgaccaatcttaggtggcattagtgtgttgacatcgactcgcttcaccatgcattaattgagattAAGAATTGTCTTCCCGTTGTGAACTCGTGAGTGCCAAGCCAGTGACACTAGCCAACTGAATTTTAATTCTGCCCACGTCTATAGGAATCGTGAACTTAATCATGTACTCCTTTTTCCTTGCAAGTTCATAAGGCTCCGTTTATGTTTGGTGTCGCGCAGTGTGCTGATACATaggaataccaggccagccacatttacccattttagtcgcaaatgtcatttgttgtttatttaaccacttatttttcaggtgattggatttgtttgtaattcctgcaaaagccttaaaacaatattattagccaaaatatcgagtcctaactaatataaatatgggcataaaatgtagcactttcgtgtttctcaataatggtaatggcctattCCGTAttggtcgttccgtcaaaatgcatctaagtgttgaatacttggtctgcggcatggcatagtAATGCCCATGCTTAACATGCTCATTGGTAAGGCTACACAtttataaatgaggcctaagcatcatttatactccaccggctaagctatgaagcttacttggtacatggcccgcatatgtaccttcaaccaattacccctccctatatatgttaacttgacatttttacaactcaaattgggggagcaaaaatcattcatcaactccacagGCCATGATGactgcaccttaccattctggccaactgcgatgtacgaccgtaatggatgtacattcagttctggctcacaggacagtttcaatgtccggccatgacgaCTGAAAATTTACTGAGCCATAtcccgtgaagggccgtgatggctgtacttccgtctttggcACATAGGTCACTCCAATGTCCATCCGTGATGGctgtacatctctaaggctatctcacttggtgcatggtccgtatatgcaccttcaaccaagtacccctccctatatatgttaacttaacatttttacaactttgattaggggaggaaaaatcattcatcaactccccacttttactattcatgggtGTTGCCATATTCCcgaccatgttggttgtccgctgccaaccgatgtgcagccatgttggttgtccgttaCCAGCCCGATGTGcaaccatgttggctgtccgctgccaacccgatgtgcagccatgttggatgtcagCTACCAACCcgttgtccagccatgttggttgtccgctgccaacgcgttgtccagccatgttggctgtcagcTGCCAACCCGTTGTcaagccatgttggttgtccgctgccaaccgaTGTCCAGCTATGCTGGTTGTgctctgccaacccgatgtccagccatggtGGTTGTactctgccaacccgatgtccatccatgttggttgaaCATTGTCAACGTATTgtccaagggccaatgttccttttcctacgcaacagaagctttggatgaagcttcatctcaggccatgacgcatcttttagcacgCGTCATGCTACAAGCACAGGGTATTAcagtttgatttactgattgcattgagaaagagataaagctctttaatCCTTTTCCTAATTGATCTCAACTTGGTTCTCTCAGGAGTGTattagagtttagtccatacagattgcagaACGAAAATAGTTGGATGTAATTGTTATACTCCCGCCTTTTCAATAAGGATACCCAAATCTGTGTGGAAGATCTGAATATTCAGACCAAATCACAAAGATAGAAATCTATTTTATAAGgatcgaagaagaagaacaagggaaccgttgattttttttttctttcactagAGCAGTCTTTTCGTTATTTAGAAAAAATTACATTTTAGGCAACCTTTAGATATAACATACATTCTTATTATCTTTTTAAGATTAAAATCAaagttaaaaataaaagaaaaaaatgatttacGAAATAACTAACTGTCTGTTTTAAACAACCAATAAGATTCATCAACTTATTGACTTTTAACAAAACAAAGGCTTCGACTATTAATACTGCCAATAGCATTAATAGATTCATCAACTATTATGAGACAGTAAACAGTAAGAACAAGGATAATCTTAGTCATGCCGAGTTCGACCAACAAAAGGCTGCAGAAAATATCCCGAATTCAGAATACATTGGTTACTACCTTTTTATGGAACATGGAAAATAAACATGGCTCTTGTTGGGAATACTAATGGAATGGGAGCAATTGGACTAATACTTTCTGATTATGCAGAGAACTGTCGGGGAGCTAGAGGGATATTGGCAAACCACTCTTCCACAACAACAATGGAGATACAAACTGCTCACGAGGTATTTACATGGGCTGGAAAGATGCGGCAGAAAATGGAGTTTGAATCAGACTCTTACCAAGTCATCCAACATCTCAAAACAAAACACGATGAAAGCGTATGGGAAGATTCAATGGAAACACCAATATAGAAAATTGGAAGTAGGTGTATGAAGCACTACAACTGAAGTTCAAAATTATTTAGCTATTAATCTTGCTCGAATAACTATTGATAGGAAAGCTACTTCCTTTTGGGAAGCAAATAACATTCAGAACTTAATGCCTCAGATAACATGAATAGTTAGCTTAAATACTTTTCAGATCGTTGGATTTGTCACCTTTGAAATACAACCATGGAATATATATGTCTTGATGTAAGATGTACCTTTCATTAAGAATTttctatacaaaaaaataaaaataaaaaacaatcaaTAAGGATGTTTGTTTTGTGCACTCTTTAAAGTAATATTGTAAGAGTGTGCACAAAATCACTCCTTAACTCACGCGTTTTTACCTTAAACAGCAATCACCACGCAGATCTTTTAAAGGGTTTGATCGACAAAATATCACTACATTGTTGTTGCTTCAAcactaaaacaaaacaaacacacTCATTCATTAGTTTAAGTATGAAGCTCTGCAAATCAAAAATAGGAGAGATGTGGGAGTTTTTCTTGAGGGATTGTTTGTTGTCCCTCTCCTATACATAGATCTGCATGATTTTAGAGATAAAATCAGAGCTGATGATTCTAAATTTGATAAATCAAACAACCCTCCTCTCCCTCTCTCTCaatctctgttgctgctgctgttgcttcttcttcttcttcttctcataaaaaaaaacactaaTATCCGTTGGATGATTTTCAGCACATCTCTAGACAATACGTCACTAAGAAGAGAATGTTTAATTATTGTCCGCACTCTGAAGTAGAAAAGAAAGTTCAGTTCAGTTCAGTTCAGAAGTACAGTTTCAAGAAAACAAGATTGTTCTACCCGGATCATCTTAGGGTTTCGAAATCAATCATACTTTAGAAATTATTTTATACTAGAGGGAGGAATCATGGATTAGTAAAATGGATTTCTTCACCTAAACCtcaaattttcttcaatttttctttATCAAACTACCAAAGACAAACTTCGAAATCTCTTTACAATGAAAATCTTCTTATCGAAGGTTTTGATCATCTTATGTCTAATTGTAGTTACTGATTGTGTTATGTTTCCTCTGAAATCATCTCACGACGCCGATGTCATGATTGATTTGAAGAAGGCCTTGGTTTTGGATAAATCTCTGAACTGGTCGGATCCCAGTCCTTGCAAATGGGAGGGAGTATTCTGTACCGAAAACAGGGTTTCCGGCATTCAGTTTTCTGAGTCTCAGGTCAAGGGCGAAGTTCCATCCAATTTCAAAGACCTGTCTATGCTCAAGATCTTAGTGCTGCAAGGTAATGCACTCTCAGGTGTTCTTCCAATTTGTGGGATGACACATTTAGAAACAGTACTTATTGATCGAAACTATTTCAGTTCTGTACCTTCCAATTGTTTTAATGGTCTGACTAATCTTAGAACTATATCACTTGATCATAATCCATTCACACAATGGGAGATCCTAGCTTCTTTGGTGAGTGCTAGAGATGTTGAGTATATATCTATTGAGAATGCAAGTCTTATAGGAAAAATACCTAAGTTCTTAAGAGGGGGTCGTTTCCCTTTGCTAAAACAGTTAAATGTTGCCAACAACAGATTAGAAGGTCCAGTTCCTACTGATTTTGCTACTCTTCCATTGACATCTCTCCAGTTGAATGGTCAAAAATTTAATGGAGATGTCTTTTTGTCAAACATGAGCAATTTGAGCGTAATTAGGATAGAAAATAACTTCTTTTCTGGCCCTCTTCCGAATATGTCTATGTTAAGAGAGTTGCAAGAACTAAATCTGGCGAGAAACAAGTTTTCGGGTCCTGTTCCTTCTTCATTGACAGGTCTGATCAATTTGGGAGAGGTAAACTTGAGTAGCAACTATTTTCAAGGTCCGATTCCGACATTTAACAGATCAATGGATTTTGGTCCTTCGATGGACAACAACAGCTTTGTCTGTTGGAGCCGGGAGAATGTGACCCTCGGACCAGCATTCTGTTAGCAGTTGTCAAGTCATTTCATTATCCTCTGAAGTTTGCAGAAACGTGGATAGGCAATAACCCATGTGATTCTTTCTACGGAATAAGGTGCTATAACGGAGACATAATTGGTTTAGACTTCAAGAACATGGGGCTAGCTGGGAGTATATCTCCACAATTATCTTTGCTGCATACCTTGAAAAGTATAAACCTTTCTGGAAATAAGTTGACTGGTACAATTCCCACAGTGATTACGACAATGCGGTCTCTAGAAAAACTGGATGTTTCTGACAATCAGCTCACTGGAGTCGTtccaaaattataaaaaaatgttGTAGTGGACGTTCATGGTAACTTGATTTCTTCTTCAAACTCTAGTGGTTCACCTGATCCATCGCCACATAAATCCTCGGGTAAATCACCAGGAGTAGTGTTTATTGTGGTGGTCTCTGTACTTGGGGGAGGTTTCTTACTTTTGTTACTCGGGACTATCTTTTTCTGTCTCTGCAAGAAGAAACCGAACTCACTGAGTTCGGATGAAACACATGGTGCTATAGCAGAAGGCAAATACTCCCTTCAGGAGTTGAAGACTGCAACAAATGACTTCTGCCCACAAAACATTGTAGGTGTTGGTGGATATGCTACTGTTTATAAAGGAAAGCTTGTGGATGGGACAATGGTCGCTGTTCAAAAAATGAAGCTTGATCATATGACTGAGAAGGGTTTGGCCGAAGTCAAAAGCGAGATTGATGCTCTCTCGAAAATTCACCATCGTCACCTGCTCTCGCTACTGGGGTTTTACTTGGATGACAATGAACGACTCCTTGTTTATGAGTTCATGCCCAAGGGCACGCTTAGTGAGCACCTTTTTGGCCGTGGAGGAGTGGTGGTTAACCCCCTTGACTGGATTACAAGATTGAGGATTTCTGTTGACATTGCAAAGGGTATTGATTATCTTCATTCTTTAGCCACAGAAAGCTACATTCATCGTGACCTGAAACCGTCCAACATCCTCCTCGGAGATGACTTGAGGGCGAAGCTAGCCAACTTTGGGCTTCTTCGTCTGGCTCCTTCTGGGACATCTTCTGCTACGACCAGAGTTATTGGAACTTTGGGGTACATAGATCCTGAGTATCATGGTAAGTTACGACTGCTCTACCTATTCCTAAGTTAATGTTATTTGGAGCACTAAGTTAATGTTATTTCTTCTGTTTGAACAGCAGAAGAAAAAGTGTCGACCAAGGCTGATGTCTACAGCTTCGGTATAATCTTAATGGAGCTGATAACAGGTCTAAAGGCATTGGACAAATCCCGATCAGAAGAGAGCAGTCTGTTAGCCCCTTGGTTCCAGAAAATTCGACTGGACAAAGGAAAACTTGTTAAAGTGATTGACTCTACAATTGCAATGAATGAAGAGACATTGCGTAGCATTCAGACTGTGGCCTTAATGGCTGCCCGCTGCTGTAACcggaatccaaaaagaagaccTGATATGAGTGGAGTACTAGATCAATTAAGGCTGATGTCTACAGCTTCGGTGTAATCTTAATGGAGCTGATAACAGGTCTAAAGGCATTGGACAAATCCCGATCAGAAGAGAGCAGGCTGTTAGCCCCTTGGTTCCAGAAAATTCGACTGGACAAAGGAAAACTTGTTAAAGTGATTGACTCTACAATTGCAATGAATGAAGAGACATTGCGTAGCATTCAGACTGTGGCCTTAATAGCTGCCCGCTGCTGTAACcggaatccaaaaagaagaccTGATATGAGTGGAGTACTAGATCAATTATCACTTCTGCTCAGGGAACCTGCAAAGGATGCCAAAGACAGCCACGTCGTTGATATCGATATGATGGGAAGTTTTAGCAACTCTAGAGCCACGGCTACGCTTGGTTCCTTACCAGAGAGGGTAACACCAAGAAGAAACTTATTATCCCTATTCCAGCAGCCTTTCTGGAATACTACTCCAAAATCCATATAGCAGTACCAGTATTTGGTATATTAACTCAGTAGGAGGCGGATTTCGTGGATATTGTATGCATTGGTGCCTACCCAGTTTACCTTGCACATGGGTTGATAACTTTTCAGCAATGTTTCGGTATTGTGCCAATTGAACAATTTGAcagattttttatggatttacctTTGTCCATGAAGCAAGTCACCTTTTGCAGACAGACTCATGATAGCAGAACTTGTTGGAGATTGGTTCATCATTGACCCAATAGACACAAGCTGCTGGTTTATTCTCGTCATGTTTTCCCGTGTAACAAGTTTTTTTACACGATTACCTGAAATTGAAAGCTGAAATGAAATAGAAGATCAAACTAAAAACCAGACGCTAAGCTTCCATCTCACTGCATTGTAGGAGACCAAACGCTAGATAAAGATTCCAATGTCAATATAGACAGATTTCAAGTCATTATGTATAACAGTACTGCTATATGAGGAACCTAAATTCTAGAATTCAGCATTATAAGATTCCAGCACgtggatttttagaaattcacaatgaagaaagattaacaaaataaaaggaaatacagAAGCAAAAGAACTAAATTTCATCGAAGGAAAGAAAGTGCTGGAACAGAGACTTATGTTCCTATTACTGACTCAATATTCCTACTACTACTACTAGCTTAGCTACCAGCATTACTGTCACTACCAGGGTTTTGTAGCAGCTGTTTTAAAATTCACCCAAATCTCTTCTTTGCACCTCCTGACCTTGGActccagattttttttttgcttttctttctcCCGACTCTTTGAAGTGGACTCTAAAATAACAGCATCAACTTTTATGAAGAAAGGAAAACATATACCAAAAGATTACACCAGCAAATCTACATACTACACTTGAAAAAAAAATGCATCATATCTTAGAAGGTTAAGAAACAAACTAAACAAAACCAATGAAGAAAAACTCAAATCCTAGTGTTGCAGCCAAGATCCTCTGCACATAATTTGCAACATGGCGAGGATTCTTGCCGGCCGAGCAAGTTGCCTCTGCTGGCAACTGGTTCAAGAATGTAACCTCATAAACCGTCCTTGGATTCATAAAGAAGAAAATTAGATCCAGTCCTTTCCAACCCCTAGCCGTTGTTGCGTGAAAGAACCCAACCCTGTAGTTCATTGCAACCGGTAAAATCCGGTCCGTTAACTCAGCGAAAAGTGCGCTAAACCTCAAAAGAAATGGTTCTCGGCATGTAGTTCCTTCAGGACACACAACAAGGTCACCTTCGGTTAGTATACTCTTTATCTTTTCGGCATTTGACATGACGAACTCTAGTTAACCGGATAGTTGGTATTGGGGATAGGATTTCTGATAGGCGGGAAATGGAGTATGTCAGTGCAGGAACTTTACGCTGGAGAACAACAGATAGGATGACAGGGTCCATTAGCGTCCGGTGGGTACATACAAATAGAACACCGTCGTTGGaatttgatggtggtggtggtggtttaccTTTAACCACGACAGAAGCACCGAATATTTGGCTAGTGTAAGGGATAACAGACATTGGTAGTATTGCTCCAACGGCAAGACGTGTTACAGCCAGTATAATTCCTATTGGAAACCATAAGATGATTAGGAGCGCCATTGACGGTGTCGGGCGTTTGACAAGACGACCATCATGGAAAATGACTGGTAGCGGTCGGATGAGTTGATGATCATCAttcttttggttgttgataaatGGTGGCTGCTTTTGTTCCTGCACACGGTTGAGAAATGAGAATATTAGATACGTTGTGCATGCAAGGATGCATCTATGACACTCATGGATCTCGAAATTGTTATAAATATATCAAAACATTCACTCACCTTGCACAAAGATAGGAAGGAGAGACCAGGTGCAGGACACCGGCCTAACTCTAAATCAGGACGTTCTCCCTTGAACAAGGCCTTGACACGATTAGTAACTGAACCAACATCATTTCGAATGAATCCGGTTGCATATCCAAATTTATTTATCACAAGCTCACCCCCAATCACTTCATCAGCACGTAAATGCTCTTTCACAAATCGTTCCACCATAATCCGAGGACTTCTAGTCACTACAACTCTCGTATCACAGGAACTAAAAATTCTCCAAGCATTCATATCCATATCATCCATATAAAACTTAGGTAACACTGCTCTAGCAACTGACTCAATCTCCGTCTCTCGAACTCCCGCGGTTGCCATAAATATGCTTAACTTGAGACCAGCATCATTCATCCCAAGCAAGTTTAGCAATTGAATCACTGGCCATACAATCAACAATAGAGCGAACCGAATCAAACCAGACCCTTCAAATGCTAGTAGCATGAAGTATGAGAAAGGATCTATGTCCTTCAATAGCGTGCCTTGGAGTTCTGATACAACTGATGATGACGACAGCTCCAGTTGGCGCCTGTGTTCTTCGTCCCGTCTAGCATTCATCTTCTGTTCTTAATTGGTGTAATTGTTctacttgttttttcttttttgaaactaAGTTTAATTTGCTATTCCAATGAATGAAATTAGTAGGGGTTATGTGATGTGATTAGCTTagcgagttttttttttctttcttaaaattCCATTGAAGTGAAGAAGTAGTATTGGTGGTTTATCT encodes the following:
- the LOC113310250 gene encoding receptor protein kinase TMK1-like isoform X1 — protein: MVAVQKMKLDHMTEKGLAEVKSEIDALSKIHHRHLLSLLGFYLDDNERLLVYEFMPKGTLSEHLFGRGGVVVNPLDWITRLRISVDIAKGIDYLHSLATESYIHRDLKPSNILLGDDLRAKLANFGLLRLAPSGTSSATTRVIGTLGYIDPEYHAEEKVSTKADVYSFGIILMELITGLKALDKSRSEESSLLAPWFQKIRLDKGKLVKVIDSTIAMNEETLRSIQTVALMAARCCNRNPKRRPDMSGVLDQLSLLLREPAKDAKDSHVVDIDMMGSFSNSRATATLGSLPERVTPRRNLLSLFQQPFWNTTPKSI
- the LOC113310250 gene encoding receptor protein kinase TMK1-like isoform X2 yields the protein MVAVQKMKLDHMTEKGLAEVKSEIDALSKIHHRHLLSLLGFYLDDNERLLVYEFMPKGTLSEHLFGRGGVVVNPLDWITRLRISVDIAKGIDYLHSLATESYIHRDLKPSNILLGDDLRAKLANFGLLRLAPSGTSSATTRVIGTLGYIDPEYHEEKVSTKADVYSFGIILMELITGLKALDKSRSEESSLLAPWFQKIRLDKGKLVKVIDSTIAMNEETLRSIQTVALMAARCCNRNPKRRPDMSGVLDQLSLLLREPAKDAKDSHVVDIDMMGSFSNSRATATLGSLPERVTPRRNLLSLFQQPFWNTTPKSI